aatattgtaatataaacaacacaaaaactaaatatcacaataattaaacataagaaaatattgCCATTGATGATTGAATTAACATATGAAACCTAAAATATATTCAACAAAAAGATCGTCAACAAAATGTTTATTGTTATCAAAAACATCCATctcaaaataaaagtcaaataTCATGTACTTCAGTAACTTCTGTTATCTGGATTTTCCTACGAGGCCTActtggtgcttcatcatcactttgtgccttcTCTTCTTGTTTTTTTGTACCATAATGCCACAACATTGAAGCGTATCTCGTGCGGAGAAGATCTGGATCAAAGTCAACTTTTGGAACACCTCCACCAAATGTAAGGCACTCGGTATATGTAATCATATATAACTCACAATCCCTGCATATGGGGAAATTAATAAGTATTAGCATAacatgagaatatatatatatataaataaataatatgtatattcaaAACTTACAAGCTGCCACATGGTTGTTGAGGCAAATTTTTCATAATGTAAACATCAAAAAGAccatatttatcatttaatttgtAATTTGGATAATTGTCAATATCAATACCCTTCTTCTCATAGAATTTACATGCCAAAAGACAGTAAGGTATAACCTCAACTAACTTCTCAACTTCAGCAAGCACAGCAGAATCACGACCAGCATATGACAGtgaatcatatacatatatgcatcTACTGTTGAAAGAAAGTACAGCCAGAACCCAGTGATGTTTGGACTTTATGTTGATAGGAATGAATATATGATCAACTGTATGCCATGGAACAGCAGCATGCATGCGAAATCCACTTATGCACTTATTCAAATGGTATTTCTTTCCACCAGCATTAAGCGTTGGATCATCAATTAAATACACAGCTAACACAGCTCTTACAATGTTCATGAAATTGCAGTCAACTGTGCTATACATATATGAGTTATTTGGTTCATACTTGGATTTCTTTCTCAAACAGTATAGGCAAACATCAATTTGCTGGATCAAATAAAAGAAGATTTGTAAAAACAACCacctaaaattaaattttcaatgtGTAAGCCACTATATGTATGTACTCATGTACATATAtatctgaacttatgatatactGCATATGTGtataagaaaatacatattgtAGATAATCATTAtaagtaattataatataaatatgtaattcaCCTCATCTGACCATGACAGTCCAGGAGTACCCATAACGTAGAACCAATTCTTGTCTTCAACTGATAGAATGTCAAAATTCAAAGCTGATATCTTGGACTTATTTTTCAGATAATGTTCCCATTTGTTGCTTCTGTTAATTGATTAAATATAATActtaataataaacaaaaaatgtaaatgaataatataattaagttgtAAAGTACTTACTTCTTTGCATGATATTTGAGAAGGTCCAATGAAAGCCACGTCATGAACTTATTGGTGACCTTAGtatcttcaatatcaaaaattgGATGAGGTACAAATGGATGCTtcagtttgaatttttttgtctGCACTTCTGTGCTTCCtttataattacaataaaatggaaaaaataattaataaataaaataaagaagtttgGTATATACAACAAAAAAAGTTAAAAGCACAAATCTTCTGTTGGATCAAATTTCGTAGTGAATGGTGATTCCTTGAATTTAGATGGTCTCTTAATTCTTGAAACATTCATAGGAGTTTGTTCTTTATTTGCAGATGGATGAACAATAATGCTTCTTTCTAGATTCACATATTCGTTAAGACTGGGTAGCAACTCATCAGGAATTGTTACTTGGAAATCACGTAAATCTGGTTGAGACTTCCCTTCTCCAAAAACTGCTTCATGGGTGTGAACTTCTGAATTAATTTGTTCATCCAAATTTGGTTTCTCACAATTAGCCATTGAtgtattttcaattatttctgcAGCCGCTTCAGTGTTCTGTTTAAAATATACACAAATCTTTTAAAGTTGATACAATAACAAAGAAAGTAAACACAAATTATGCAGGAATTAAGCATACCTTTGAATCATCTCAAACTCTCAAATTTTATTGTATGAAATCAAGATTGATACTTCTAAGCACCTCATCTGGAAATGTGTTTTGTGAATCTGAAAATTGTGCTTCACTCACActttcatcaacaaattttttgttctgttcaaCATGTTGAAACATATTAAATAACATCAATATTTGTTCAGgaattaaaatacaatattaatttATTCATCATACCGTTGAATCACATACATCTCTTGCTTCATGCACGGAGGTATCAATTTTGTCCTTTAATAAAGGAAACAAtaaaacattgaaaatattaATATTCACCTATATTAATATACATCCtaaaaataagaatcaacaaATTACCAAAACAACATCATTATCCGCATAATACAACTCCGTAAAATTGGTGCTTTGTTTTTCTGTGAtctcttaaataacatgttcctAAACATAAACAATGATGACATGtatagttcatatatataaatagaaatttcaatagtattaaaaactaatatacatatgaatgaaaataatttacttaCCAACGTACCTTCAGGATTCTtatcaaaatcatgatgtaaaattGGTGTGAATTCATGAGGTGAAGTATCCTTATTAGCTTCATCCAATTGTGGCTTGACAAATTCATAATCTTTAACCTGTTTATTCAcgtaaaatatattaaatacgtATGACGATCAAAATTAATATAACATTTGATTAGTTTTGTACTACATATGTATATCtgagtgcatatgtatttattcaaatacataataaatatgttttatatttatttaatagatcaaatatatttaaaatattaaatgaacACAAAATTACTTACCAATATGCCTTCAGGATTCTTATTAAAACCTTCCACAGTCGTTGGAGTTGATTGATGTGGTGATGTATTCTTATCACCTTCCTCCATTTGAGCTTTGTCACAATCTTtgtctttttcttatttcttgtcgttgaaaaaaatataaatacatatcattaaatatgtatttatccAAACATAAACACATACTAAATATGTATTTTCTCTaacctaaatacatattaaatttgtatttattcaaacataaatacatatgtttgtatttgttatatgtaTATAACAAATCAACTGtatttattcaaatataaatacaaactaaATATGTATTTAGTAAACATAAATACATACTAAATATGTATTTAGTAAaacctaaatacatattaaatatgtatctattcaaacataaatacatattgaatatgtatttattcaaacataaatacatatgttgtatatgtatataacaaATCGTACTTAACAATTATTctttataaaactaaaaattttgtACCGTCATCTCATTTTCATTATTTGATCACACCTTGTTGTTACTGAATTTCGAATGTCATTAAACTCTTTACGAACCTAAATTCAAAGAATTGAAATCAGATATGAAATAAACGAAAATACCAAAGTCTTAAGCATAAATTACCTCATCACGAAActtttcaaaacactttcttaGAAAGAACATCATCTCCGTCTTCACGATTGAAAAAAGACATATCAGGCGACTGAATCGGAATGTCTTTCCTGTTTGAAGGTACTGTTTCTTTTGATTTAATCACCTTGAAAATTGGTGTCTTCACAGAAGACATCTTCACAACACGACTTGGATGAGTCCTTTTTGGTGTACGCTGATCTACACCTTTTGATTGattcttcaactttttcttgacAGGTGAATTTGACGAATCGCCCTGATTTTTTTTTCTGCTGATTGAAAGCTGGTGTTTAAGTGGAGAATCCTGAAAATCATCATCAGAATCAACATAATCTTCTTTATGACTTCCACTTCTATGGAAAACCTTCTTTGGTATTTGAACGGTTGAAATCTCCTTTCGTTTGGCTTAATGTTCTTGAAAACAACCTACAACTTACATTATAACCAGTTGACCTTGACAGTAATGCAAATCATTCACCCACTGTTTTTTGTAAATTAACATATATGAATACAGTAAATGTATTtacatcataatcaaaacatcacacaaaataatatatttttagaaaactaaCCTTATCATTTGAATCATTAAACAAACTTTCCATCAATGATTCATATCGTAGGCGAATAACATTTGTCTTCCAATTTAGAAGACGTGGAATTTGAGAATCCACCTTAGAAGCAACAGTACGAGGGACAGCAGAACAACACTCGTACAACCAAATCTGGATGTCAAGTGGCATTCCATAAAGCATGTAAAACTTTCCTGTGggtttcaactttttattcaaaCTTTTAGCTAATTCTTCATATGCAACCAATCCCCAAGGATAGTCCCTGTAACGATCACTCTCCACCAGATCAAAATGGAGGCGTGGAATAATGACAGTATCAATAGACGACAGgaaaaattcatgaataaaatataaattagcaaACTTGAACGCATCTTCATCA
The Capsicum annuum cultivar UCD-10X-F1 chromosome 6, UCD10Xv1.1, whole genome shotgun sequence DNA segment above includes these coding regions:
- the LOC107873793 gene encoding uncharacterized protein LOC107873793 translates to MEEGDKNTSPHQSTPTTVEGFNKNPEGILVKDYEFVKPQLDEANKDTSPHEFTPILHHDFDKNPEGTLDKIDTSVHEARDVCDSTNKKFVDESVSEAQFSDSQNTFPDENTEAAAEIIENTSMANCEKPNLDEQINSEVHTHEAVFGEGKSQPDLRDFQVTIPDELLPSLNEYVNLERSIIVHPSANKEQTPMNVSRIKRPSKFKESPFTTKFDPTEDLSNKWEHYLKNKSKISALNFDILSVEDKNWFYVMGTPGLSWSDEQIDVCLYCLRKKSKYEPNNSYMYSTVDCNFMNIVRAVLAVYLIDDPTLNAGGKKYHLNKCISGFRMHAAVPWHTVDHIFIPINIKSKHHWVLAVLSFNSRCIYVYDSLSYAGRDSAVLAEVEKLVEVIPYCLLACKFYEKKGIDIDNYPNYKLNDKYGLFDVYIMKNLPQQPCGSLDCELYMITYTECLTFGGGVPKVDFDPDLLRTRYASMLWHYGTKKQEEKAQSDDEAPSRPRRKIQITEVTEVHDI